Proteins co-encoded in one Spirosoma endbachense genomic window:
- a CDS encoding FAD-dependent oxidoreductase, translated as MERRSALATLGAMSLGAASPTLATGEILKEPYKLTKQTLKADILVIGGGTAGVVAAIQAGRAGRKTILVENGSQLGGTTTTGGVAFPGIFFAWGKQIISGIGWEMVQEAVALNDDTLPNFSIPHGKNHPKHQVRLNGQLYAMLLEEKCVAAGVQIRFYETPTQITFQKNNWVVETVGKGTMTQITCNQLIDCTGNAYATSIAGFDVLRESVTQPGTLMFKLGGYDFNSLDVKLIQARYQEAIQKGELVKTDFRNNIIGLLRSAGDNIQHVLGADSTTSETHTIANIKGRASLLQTLRFLRTLPGCEKTKLIDVQNETAVRETYRIDGHYKITQADYVTGKVFDDSVSYSYYPIDVHDENGVVPDHLAEGIVPTVPLRALVPKNSRNFLVAGRCVSSDRLANSALRVQASCMGMGQAAGAAAVLANLQNKTPLDVSMSDLRKLLEEHGGIVPGSSSKG; from the coding sequence ATGGAAAGAAGATCAGCTCTTGCAACGCTGGGCGCTATGTCGCTGGGTGCTGCCTCTCCTACATTAGCAACGGGTGAAATCCTGAAAGAACCCTATAAGCTCACGAAGCAAACTCTAAAAGCCGACATTCTGGTTATTGGTGGTGGAACGGCGGGCGTGGTGGCAGCCATTCAGGCAGGGCGGGCCGGGCGCAAAACAATCCTTGTGGAGAACGGTAGCCAGCTTGGCGGAACCACCACCACGGGCGGAGTGGCTTTCCCCGGTATTTTTTTCGCCTGGGGCAAGCAGATTATCAGCGGAATCGGCTGGGAAATGGTGCAGGAAGCCGTAGCCCTCAATGATGATACATTACCTAATTTTTCGATTCCTCATGGCAAAAACCACCCCAAACATCAGGTTCGGTTGAATGGGCAATTGTATGCTATGTTATTGGAAGAAAAATGCGTGGCAGCGGGTGTTCAGATCCGTTTTTATGAGACACCTACCCAGATTACTTTTCAAAAAAACAACTGGGTCGTCGAAACGGTCGGTAAAGGCACCATGACCCAGATAACCTGTAATCAGCTGATCGACTGCACCGGAAATGCGTATGCCACGTCCATTGCGGGGTTTGATGTGCTGCGAGAGTCGGTTACCCAGCCGGGTACGCTGATGTTTAAACTAGGAGGTTACGACTTTAATTCGCTGGATGTTAAGCTGATACAGGCTCGATATCAGGAAGCTATCCAGAAAGGAGAGTTAGTGAAAACTGATTTTCGTAACAATATAATTGGCTTGTTGCGAAGTGCCGGTGATAATATTCAGCATGTATTGGGTGCCGACTCCACAACCTCCGAAACCCATACCATTGCGAATATAAAAGGGCGGGCTTCCCTGCTTCAAACGCTGCGCTTTCTGCGAACCCTACCCGGTTGCGAAAAAACAAAACTAATTGATGTACAAAACGAAACGGCAGTTCGGGAAACCTACCGGATCGACGGTCATTATAAAATTACGCAGGCTGATTACGTGACCGGGAAAGTATTCGATGATTCGGTTTCCTATTCCTACTATCCAATCGATGTTCATGACGAAAATGGCGTCGTTCCCGATCATTTAGCCGAAGGAATTGTGCCAACAGTTCCACTTCGGGCTCTTGTTCCGAAAAACAGCCGGAATTTTCTGGTGGCGGGTCGGTGTGTTAGTAGTGACCGGCTGGCGAATTCGGCGCTTCGTGTACAGGCATCCTGTATGGGTATGGGACAGGCAGCCGGAGCCGCGGCTGTACTGGCCAATTTGCAGAACAAAACTCCGCTGGACGTTTCCATGAGTGACCTTCGAAAATTGCTGGAAGAACACGGCGGAATTGTACCTGGGAGTAGCTC
- a CDS encoding RagB/SusD family nutrient uptake outer membrane protein, whose product MKMSLINRPKQPLDGKRWGILGVFCLSLFSSCEQSLIEEPKSLVVESFFNTATEVETATNLIYSPLRSNNYAVYEATLECQSDYANGRGSWAPLHVFQGLDDANITRVSDLWRAFYLSIRNANLVIKNAPTGKSISKADVTKYVAEAKFMRAFNYFQLVRNWAGVPLRTESTMDAIDLKRNTADEVYNLIIADLTEAETNLPDNPAVAGRPTKWAAKTLLADVYLTLGKFAESRDKADEVIKSNKFSFVSTTTKTDFQTKVWGPDLVSTTEEIFYLKYARQVNQGNYMLWISNHPDTKLFNFGGAYVLYLDVTSAYYKAWNPNDLRKGLWDLINFGLGANTLVSSKFADQLAVSQSGAGNDDPVYGYSDVLLIYAEASSRAGNGPTAAGMEALNKVHRRAYGKAPAVASSIDFNLADYNAATFLDLVLTERSYEFQLGGKRWLDLKRTGKVKEAILAATGKTVADKHLLWPIPVSEMNYNKGLDPTKDQNPGY is encoded by the coding sequence ATGAAAATGTCCCTTATAAATCGGCCCAAACAGCCTCTCGATGGTAAGCGCTGGGGTATTCTCGGGGTCTTCTGCCTTAGTCTTTTTTCTTCCTGTGAGCAATCACTCATTGAAGAACCAAAATCACTGGTTGTGGAATCCTTTTTCAACACCGCCACGGAAGTTGAAACGGCTACGAATTTGATTTACTCCCCTTTGCGGAGCAACAATTATGCGGTTTACGAAGCAACCCTAGAATGCCAGTCCGATTATGCGAACGGTCGGGGAAGCTGGGCCCCACTTCACGTTTTTCAGGGTTTGGATGATGCCAATATTACGCGCGTGTCCGATCTGTGGAGGGCCTTTTATCTAAGCATTCGCAATGCCAATCTGGTCATCAAAAATGCACCCACCGGTAAGTCGATCAGTAAAGCGGATGTTACCAAATATGTAGCGGAAGCAAAGTTTATGCGGGCGTTCAATTATTTTCAGCTGGTGCGCAACTGGGCGGGTGTGCCGCTCCGTACAGAAAGCACAATGGATGCCATCGACCTGAAAAGAAATACCGCTGATGAGGTCTATAATTTGATTATCGCCGACCTCACCGAAGCCGAAACAAATCTTCCCGATAATCCGGCTGTAGCAGGAAGACCCACCAAATGGGCGGCCAAAACCTTGCTGGCCGATGTGTATTTAACCCTTGGCAAGTTTGCGGAATCACGAGACAAAGCCGATGAAGTGATTAAATCCAATAAATTTTCGTTTGTGTCCACGACCACAAAAACTGATTTTCAGACTAAAGTTTGGGGGCCTGACTTAGTATCGACTACCGAAGAGATTTTTTACCTGAAATACGCCCGTCAGGTCAACCAGGGCAATTACATGCTCTGGATAAGCAATCATCCAGACACGAAGCTGTTCAATTTCGGAGGAGCTTACGTACTTTATCTTGATGTGACGAGTGCCTATTATAAAGCCTGGAATCCGAACGACCTTCGGAAAGGACTGTGGGATTTGATAAACTTTGGTTTGGGAGCCAATACACTTGTTAGTTCAAAATTTGCCGATCAACTTGCTGTCTCTCAGTCGGGTGCAGGTAATGATGATCCCGTTTACGGGTACTCGGATGTATTGCTGATCTATGCAGAGGCTTCGAGTAGAGCCGGTAACGGACCTACGGCAGCGGGTATGGAAGCATTGAACAAGGTGCACCGCCGGGCCTATGGGAAGGCTCCTGCCGTTGCTTCATCGATCGACTTCAACCTGGCCGATTACAACGCTGCCACGTTTCTGGATTTAGTGTTAACCGAACGGAGCTATGAATTTCAATTGGGTGGGAAGCGCTGGCTGGATCTCAAACGAACGGGCAAAGTAAAGGAGGCTATTCTGGCCGCAACGGGGAAAACGGTTGCTGATAAACACCTCCTGTGGCCAATTCCGGTTTCAGAAATGAATTACAACAAAGGCCTTGATCCAACAAAGGATCAGAATCCCGGCTATTAA